In Limosilactobacillus sp. WILCCON 0051, a single window of DNA contains:
- the prfA gene encoding peptide chain release factor 1, giving the protein MEEIFDKLQAVADRYDELNELISDPEVIADTARFMKLSKEEGSLRETVEKYNEYKQVTQTIKDDEEMLREIDDPDLTAMTKDEIASSKERQATLEKELEVLLIPKDPNDDKNIIMEIRGAAGGDEASLFAADLYDMYLRYAEKQGWKVEVVDKNETEVGGFKEISLLITGDKVYSKLKFENGAHRVQRVPVTESAGRVHTSTATVGVMPEAEDVEIDIDPKDIRTDVYRSSGAGGQHINKTSSAVRMTHLPTGIVVAMQDERSQQQNRAKAMRILKARVYDYYQQKEQSAYDQKRKDAIGTGDRSERIRTYNYPQNRVTDHRIGLTLNKLDKIMAGDLDEIIEALIIADQTKKLEQLRNE; this is encoded by the coding sequence CTGATCAGTGATCCAGAAGTGATTGCCGACACGGCACGGTTTATGAAATTGTCCAAGGAAGAGGGAAGCCTGCGTGAAACCGTTGAAAAGTACAACGAATATAAACAGGTAACGCAAACCATTAAAGATGACGAAGAAATGCTTCGCGAAATTGATGATCCTGATCTAACGGCGATGACCAAAGATGAGATTGCCTCGTCTAAAGAACGGCAGGCCACGCTGGAAAAGGAATTGGAAGTGCTTTTGATTCCTAAAGACCCAAATGATGACAAAAACATCATCATGGAGATTCGTGGGGCCGCTGGTGGAGACGAGGCCAGTCTGTTTGCAGCTGATCTGTACGACATGTATCTGCGCTATGCTGAAAAGCAGGGCTGGAAAGTTGAAGTCGTTGACAAAAACGAAACTGAAGTCGGCGGCTTTAAGGAAATCTCTTTGCTGATCACTGGCGATAAGGTCTACTCCAAGCTGAAGTTTGAAAACGGTGCACACCGAGTTCAGCGGGTGCCGGTAACGGAATCGGCTGGTCGAGTACACACGTCAACGGCAACGGTCGGCGTAATGCCTGAAGCTGAGGACGTGGAAATTGATATCGATCCTAAAGACATTCGTACCGACGTTTATCGCTCATCTGGTGCCGGTGGTCAGCACATCAACAAGACTTCCTCTGCCGTTCGGATGACGCACCTGCCAACGGGTATCGTTGTGGCGATGCAAGACGAGCGTTCCCAGCAGCAGAACCGGGCTAAAGCCATGCGGATCTTAAAAGCGCGGGTTTACGACTACTATCAGCAAAAAGAACAGAGTGCCTATGACCAAAAGCGTAAGGATGCAATTGGGACTGGGGATCGTTCTGAACGAATCCGGACCTACAACTATCCGCAAAACCGGGTTACCGACCACCGTATCGGCTTGACGCTTAACAAGCTGGATAAGATCATGGCTGGCGATCTGGATGAGATTATCGAGGCATTGATCATTGCCGATCAAACCAAGAAACTGGAGCAGCTGCGCAATGAATAA